From Salmo salar chromosome ssa04, Ssal_v3.1, whole genome shotgun sequence, one genomic window encodes:
- the cplx1 gene encoding Complexin-1 — protein MNFVMKAAMGGGPPDVGKMMGGDKEEPDPDAEKKEEERQEALRQQEEERKDKYAKMEVERESMRQGIRDKYGIKKREEAEAEAQAAMEQSAEGSLTRPKSSVPKGCGDDDDEEESIMDTVMKYLPGPLQDMLKK, from the exons GAGGACCACCTGATGTGGGCAAGATGATGGGAGGAGACAAGGAGGAGCCCGACCCCGATGCAGAgaagaaagaggaagaaagaCAAGAGGCTCTgaggcagcaggaggaggagaggaaagacaaaTATGCAaagatggaggtggagagggagtcaATGCGACAAGGCATCAGAGACAAG TACGGAATTAAGAAGAGGGAGGAGGCTGAGGCCGAGGCCCAGGCTGCTATGGAGCAGTCTGCAGAGGGCAGTCTGACCCGTCCCAAATCTTCCGTGCCCAAGGGCTGCGGAGACGATGATGACGAAGAGGAAAGCATCATGGACACGGTCATGAAATACCTCCCTGGTCCTCTCCAAGACATGCTGAAGAAGTAG
- the cplx1 gene encoding complexin-1 isoform X1, producing the protein MMGGDKEEPDPDAEKKEEERQEALRQQEEERKDKYAKMEVERESMRQGIRDKYGIKKREEAEAEAQAAMEQSAEGSLTRPKSSVPKGCGDDDDEEESIMDTVMKYLPGPLQDMLKK; encoded by the exons ATGATGGGAGGAGACAAGGAGGAGCCCGACCCCGATGCAGAgaagaaagaggaagaaagaCAAGAGGCTCTgaggcagcaggaggaggagaggaaagacaaaTATGCAaagatggaggtggagagggagtcaATGCGACAAGGCATCAGAGACAAG TACGGAATTAAGAAGAGGGAGGAGGCTGAGGCCGAGGCCCAGGCTGCTATGGAGCAGTCTGCAGAGGGCAGTCTGACCCGTCCCAAATCTTCCGTGCCCAAGGGCTGCGGAGACGATGATGACGAAGAGGAAAGCATCATGGACACGGTCATGAAATACCTCCCTGGTCCTCTCCAAGACATGCTGAAGAAGTAG